A window from Mycobacterium saskatchewanense encodes these proteins:
- a CDS encoding Clp protease N-terminal domain-containing protein, whose translation MADSTRIAYPVRLDELIDAIKRVHADALDQLADAVLAAEHLGEIADHLIGHFVDQARRSGASWTDIGKSMGVTRQAAQKRFVPRAEATTLDPEQGFGRFTPRARGAVVAAQNAAHEAGNGEITPDHLLLGLLSDKAALATVLLHLQKVDTEALRASVKLPPAAGGPPQLIPFSGPARKVLELTFREALRLGHNYIGTEHLLLALLESEDDGGPLHRAGVDKSRVEVDMTAALESLAGGKTVGADG comes from the coding sequence ATGGCCGACTCGACGCGCATCGCCTACCCCGTCCGCCTTGACGAACTCATCGACGCCATCAAGCGGGTACACGCCGACGCGCTCGACCAGCTGGCCGACGCCGTCCTGGCCGCCGAGCACCTGGGCGAAATCGCCGACCACCTGATCGGCCACTTCGTCGACCAGGCGCGTCGCTCGGGAGCGTCGTGGACCGACATCGGCAAGAGCATGGGTGTCACCAGGCAGGCCGCCCAGAAGCGGTTCGTCCCCCGGGCCGAGGCCACCACTCTGGACCCCGAGCAGGGATTCGGGCGCTTCACCCCGCGGGCCCGCGGCGCCGTCGTCGCGGCGCAGAACGCCGCCCACGAGGCCGGCAATGGCGAGATCACTCCCGACCACCTGCTGCTCGGTCTGCTCAGCGACAAGGCCGCGCTCGCCACCGTCCTGCTGCACCTGCAGAAGGTGGACACCGAGGCCCTGCGCGCGTCCGTGAAGCTCCCACCGGCCGCCGGCGGGCCGCCCCAGCTCATCCCCTTCAGCGGCCCGGCCCGCAAGGTGCTGGAGCTGACCTTCCGGGAAGCGCTGCGGCTCGGCCACAACTACATCGGCACCGAGCACCTGCTGCTGGCGCTGCTCGAATCGGAAGACGACGGCGGACCGCTGCACCGGGCCGGCGTCGACAAAAGCCGCGTGGAGGTCGACATGACCGCCGCGCTGGAATCGCTGGCCGGCGGCAAGACGGTGGGTGCGGACGGCTGA
- a CDS encoding DUF732 domain-containing protein yields MKALLAPAVLAALIGAAVPASADGNDDAFLASLQAAGITYQGTDRVIAAGKSVCKMVDQGKQMVDVVKTVQNLNPGLHGDNAARFTAIAANVYCPQALAVVAGKPGDGA; encoded by the coding sequence ATGAAAGCCCTCCTGGCGCCGGCCGTCCTCGCCGCCCTCATCGGTGCGGCTGTGCCCGCCTCCGCCGACGGCAACGACGACGCCTTCCTCGCCTCGCTGCAGGCGGCCGGCATCACCTACCAGGGCACCGATCGCGTCATCGCGGCCGGCAAATCGGTCTGCAAGATGGTCGACCAGGGCAAGCAGATGGTGGATGTCGTCAAGACCGTGCAGAACCTCAACCCGGGCCTGCACGGGGACAACGCCGCCCGGTTCACCGCCATCGCCGCGAACGTGTACTGCCCGCAGGCGCTCGCGGTGGTCGCGGGCAAGCCCGGCGACGGGGCATAA
- a CDS encoding alanine/glycine:cation symporter family protein, whose amino-acid sequence MEFFQTQVVDPLSYILNTHVLIYLLIGAGLYFTVRTRFIQVRYFGRMLRQVRKSHRQDGGISSFQAFCVGLASRVGTGNIAGVAIALTVGGPGAIFWMWVVAAVGMATAVIEATLAQIFKVRSGDGAFRGGPAFYIQRGLRSRVGGVMFAVLLVFAFSTAFNMVETNAISGVLKSSHGVDTRWTTVGLVVLAAPILFGGVRRVARFAELVVPAVAVAYALLALTIVAVNVTQLPTVIQEIVGGAFGIRQMAGGFAGGIATAMLTGVKRGLFACEAGMGSSPNIAGAATVSHPVEQGLIQSLAVFVDTMVICTATAFIVLMSGPSVYDPAHTGSIAGASLTESAIAAGLGSWTTALMTAVVFVFAFASVLSNYVVAEANLFFLGGRHVAINALKVVTLVAIVFGAMSTLTLVWALADLAMAMMAIVHLVALCLLGKWAFAALRDFHQQAARGERPVFIASRAGLPGQLDGDIWAAPEPRPVGALPESLRLSRPAPRRLRLSRAPAA is encoded by the coding sequence TTGGAGTTCTTTCAGACGCAGGTGGTCGATCCGCTCAGCTACATCCTGAATACGCACGTACTCATCTATCTCTTGATCGGCGCCGGCCTTTATTTCACGGTCCGCACCCGATTCATTCAGGTCCGGTATTTCGGACGCATGCTCCGGCAGGTCCGCAAGTCCCATCGGCAAGACGGTGGGATCTCCTCGTTCCAGGCGTTCTGCGTCGGCCTCGCGTCCCGGGTGGGCACCGGCAACATCGCCGGCGTCGCCATCGCGCTGACGGTCGGCGGGCCCGGCGCGATCTTCTGGATGTGGGTGGTGGCGGCCGTGGGCATGGCGACCGCGGTGATCGAGGCCACACTCGCGCAGATCTTCAAGGTCCGATCGGGCGACGGCGCGTTCCGCGGCGGCCCCGCTTTCTACATCCAGCGGGGGCTGCGCTCGCGGGTGGGTGGCGTCATGTTCGCCGTGCTACTCGTGTTCGCGTTCTCGACGGCCTTCAACATGGTGGAGACCAACGCGATCAGCGGTGTCCTGAAGTCGTCGCACGGCGTCGACACCCGTTGGACAACGGTCGGTTTGGTTGTCCTGGCGGCGCCGATCCTGTTCGGCGGGGTCCGCCGGGTCGCCCGGTTCGCCGAGCTGGTGGTCCCGGCCGTGGCGGTGGCCTATGCGCTGCTGGCGCTCACGATCGTGGCGGTCAACGTCACGCAGTTGCCGACGGTGATCCAGGAGATCGTCGGCGGTGCGTTCGGAATCCGCCAGATGGCAGGGGGTTTTGCCGGCGGCATCGCGACGGCGATGCTCACCGGGGTGAAGCGCGGACTGTTCGCCTGCGAGGCCGGGATGGGCAGTTCCCCGAACATCGCGGGCGCGGCAACGGTGTCACATCCGGTGGAGCAGGGCCTCATTCAGTCGCTGGCCGTGTTTGTCGACACGATGGTCATCTGCACGGCGACGGCGTTCATCGTGCTGATGTCGGGCCCCTCGGTCTACGATCCGGCCCACACGGGCTCGATCGCCGGCGCCAGCCTGACGGAGTCGGCGATCGCCGCGGGGCTGGGCTCGTGGACCACCGCGCTGATGACCGCGGTGGTCTTCGTCTTCGCGTTCGCCTCGGTGCTGAGCAACTACGTGGTCGCCGAGGCCAATCTGTTCTTCCTGGGCGGGCGGCACGTCGCCATCAACGCGCTCAAAGTCGTCACCCTCGTGGCCATCGTGTTCGGGGCGATGTCCACCCTGACGCTGGTGTGGGCGCTCGCCGACCTCGCGATGGCGATGATGGCCATCGTCCACCTGGTCGCCCTCTGCCTGCTGGGCAAGTGGGCGTTCGCGGCGCTGCGCGACTTCCACCAGCAGGCCGCCCGCGGCGAACGTCCCGTGTTCATCGCGAGCCGGGCGGGGCTGCCCGGTCAACTGGACGGCGACATCTGGGCGGCCCCGGAGCCCCGGCCGGTCGGTGCGCTGCCGGAGTCGCTGCGGCTGAGCCGCCCCGCGCCGCGACGCTTGCGGCTGTCCCGCGCACCCGCGGCGTGA
- a CDS encoding acetylserotonin O-methyltransferase: MTTPEEHAAAEALQEMILAAWVAQGITAIADLGVADALAAGPLAIDELAGRVGADADALGRLLRAVISKGLFAQRDDGRYELNPMAALLRTDGPVSMAPMARFIGARQQREHWSLLTDAIRTGKSVVPALRGKSFFDYLGDDPAFGQIFNDAMTGLSGVAIGPVVNAYDFTPYRTIVDVAGGHGRLLAAILGAAPDSQGVLYDLPEVIAGAAPLLREAGVAERVRLVEGSFFDHVPPGADAYVLKHIIHDWGDDESVQILRNVRSAASPGAALLLIEAVIEDGDAGSAAKWTDLEMLVINDGRERTEGEYRSLFERAGFAMSGVVRTASRFGIIEGRAV; this comes from the coding sequence ATGACCACACCCGAAGAACACGCCGCAGCCGAGGCGTTGCAGGAAATGATCCTCGCCGCGTGGGTGGCGCAGGGCATCACCGCGATCGCCGACCTCGGCGTCGCGGACGCGCTCGCGGCCGGCCCGCTGGCGATCGACGAGTTGGCGGGCCGGGTCGGCGCGGACGCCGACGCGCTGGGCAGGCTGCTGCGGGCCGTGATCAGCAAGGGCCTCTTCGCGCAACGCGACGACGGCCGCTACGAGCTCAATCCGATGGCCGCCCTGCTGCGCACGGACGGCCCGGTCTCGATGGCCCCGATGGCCCGGTTCATCGGCGCGCGGCAGCAACGGGAGCACTGGAGCCTGTTGACCGACGCGATCAGGACCGGCAAGTCGGTCGTTCCGGCGCTGCGTGGCAAGAGCTTCTTCGACTACCTGGGAGATGATCCCGCGTTCGGCCAGATCTTCAACGACGCCATGACCGGACTGTCCGGGGTGGCGATCGGGCCCGTCGTGAACGCCTACGACTTCACGCCGTACCGCACGATCGTCGACGTCGCGGGCGGTCACGGCCGCCTGCTGGCGGCGATCCTGGGGGCGGCGCCGGACTCCCAGGGCGTCCTCTACGACCTGCCCGAGGTGATCGCCGGGGCGGCGCCGCTGCTACGGGAAGCCGGTGTGGCCGAACGGGTTCGGCTCGTCGAAGGCTCTTTCTTCGACCACGTCCCGCCCGGCGCCGACGCCTACGTGCTCAAGCACATCATCCATGACTGGGGCGACGACGAGTCGGTGCAGATCCTGCGCAACGTGCGATCGGCGGCCTCCCCGGGCGCGGCGCTGCTGCTGATCGAGGCGGTCATCGAGGACGGCGACGCCGGATCCGCGGCCAAGTGGACGGACCTGGAGATGCTGGTGATCAACGACGGGCGCGAACGCACCGAAGGCGAGTACCGAAGCCTGTTCGAGCGGGCCGGCTTCGCGATGAGCGGCGTGGTTCGGACCGCGTCGCGATTCGGCATCATCGAGGGCCGCGCGGTCTGA
- a CDS encoding alpha/beta fold hydrolase, with protein sequence MRTGLAAGAALGATGLAGWAAAREITTRIGRNPDPFPRERLIVEPTGERVTIPRPDGTELHALVAGEGPPVLLVHGYSANVVEWNFVWDELQERGFRVIAFDQRGHGRSTVGSDGVGSEPMAADLAAVAEHFDVRDGVLVGHSMGGFVTIRAVLDHAGLAGRLRGLVLFATWAGRILDEAPQNRLQIPLLQLGIMQRLMRNRTVATLFGTAQCGARPSPVMISVFVEFFNRHMEQHGPLLPIVRAFSREDRYPRLGEIMTPTVVMVGTADRTTPPSHSRRLAEGIPRARLVSVPDAGHLLNWEAADELVEVVESFAPQRV encoded by the coding sequence ATGAGAACAGGGCTGGCGGCGGGAGCCGCGCTCGGGGCCACCGGCCTGGCGGGGTGGGCCGCGGCGCGGGAAATCACCACTCGCATCGGGCGGAACCCCGATCCCTTTCCACGCGAACGGCTGATCGTCGAGCCCACCGGGGAGCGCGTCACCATCCCGCGGCCCGACGGCACCGAGCTGCACGCGCTGGTGGCGGGGGAGGGGCCGCCGGTGCTCCTGGTCCATGGCTACAGCGCCAACGTCGTGGAGTGGAACTTCGTGTGGGACGAGTTGCAGGAACGCGGCTTTCGGGTCATCGCCTTCGACCAGCGCGGTCACGGGCGCTCCACCGTCGGCTCCGACGGGGTCGGATCGGAGCCGATGGCGGCCGACTTGGCCGCCGTCGCAGAGCATTTCGATGTTCGCGACGGAGTGCTCGTCGGGCACTCGATGGGCGGGTTCGTCACCATCCGTGCGGTTCTCGATCACGCCGGTTTGGCCGGGCGGCTGCGCGGCCTCGTCTTGTTCGCCACGTGGGCGGGTCGCATCCTGGACGAGGCGCCGCAGAACCGGCTGCAGATCCCGTTGCTGCAACTCGGCATCATGCAGCGGTTGATGCGCAACCGGACCGTGGCGACGCTGTTCGGTACGGCGCAGTGCGGTGCGCGTCCGTCGCCGGTGATGATCTCGGTGTTCGTCGAGTTCTTCAACCGGCACATGGAACAGCACGGGCCGCTGCTGCCGATCGTGCGGGCGTTCTCCCGTGAGGACCGCTACCCGCGGCTGGGCGAGATCATGACACCGACGGTGGTGATGGTCGGCACCGCGGATCGCACGACGCCGCCGAGCCATTCGCGCCGGCTCGCCGAGGGCATTCCCCGGGCGCGGCTCGTCTCGGTGCCCGACGCCGGACACCTGCTGAACTGGGAGGCGGCCGACGAGCTCGTCGAGGTCGTCGAATCCTTTGCGCCGCAACGCGTTTAA
- a CDS encoding cation diffusion facilitator family transporter, producing MHVISGVRDPAVSFPLDIAIDDAGERRQANRAVAVSAAGLAVTGLVELAIALVSGSVALLGDALHNLSDVSTSALVFVGFRASRKIPTDRYPYGYERAEDLAGIGVALVIWGSAAVAGFESVTKLLRHGATGHVGWGIAAAAVGIAGNQLVARYKLAVGRRIRSATMVADAKHSWLDALSSAGAMLGLIGVALGWGWADAVAGIVVTGFICHVGWEVTADIAHRLLDGVDPEVVTAAETVAATVQGVRHAHARARWTGRTLRVEVEGFLDPDTSLADTDRIGRAVAAALAPKIPEMQSFTWAARAAS from the coding sequence ATGCACGTCATCAGCGGAGTCCGTGACCCGGCCGTCAGCTTTCCCCTCGACATCGCGATCGACGACGCGGGCGAGCGTCGCCAGGCCAACCGCGCCGTGGCCGTCAGCGCCGCCGGACTCGCCGTGACCGGGCTCGTCGAGCTGGCCATCGCTCTCGTATCCGGGTCGGTCGCCCTGCTCGGCGACGCGCTGCACAACCTGTCGGACGTCTCGACGAGCGCCCTGGTATTCGTCGGATTCCGGGCCTCCCGCAAGATCCCCACCGACCGGTACCCGTACGGCTACGAGCGGGCGGAGGATCTCGCCGGAATCGGCGTGGCCCTGGTGATCTGGGGCAGCGCGGCGGTCGCCGGCTTCGAGAGCGTGACCAAGCTGCTCCGTCACGGCGCTACGGGCCATGTGGGCTGGGGCATCGCGGCGGCCGCGGTGGGCATCGCCGGCAATCAGCTGGTCGCGCGCTACAAGCTGGCCGTCGGCCGGCGCATCCGCTCGGCCACCATGGTGGCCGACGCCAAGCACTCCTGGCTGGACGCCCTGTCCTCGGCCGGAGCGATGCTCGGCCTGATCGGCGTGGCCCTCGGGTGGGGCTGGGCCGACGCGGTCGCCGGGATCGTCGTCACCGGGTTCATCTGCCACGTCGGCTGGGAGGTCACCGCCGACATCGCCCACCGCCTCCTCGACGGCGTCGACCCGGAGGTAGTCACCGCGGCCGAAACGGTCGCCGCCACGGTCCAGGGTGTGCGCCACGCGCACGCCCGGGCGCGCTGGACCGGGCGGACCCTACGGGTCGAGGTGGAAGGCTTCCTCGATCCCGACACCTCGCTGGCGGACACCGATCGCATCGGTCGCGCCGTCGCCGCGGCGCTCGCGCCGAAGATCCCGGAGATGCAAAGCTTCACGTGGGCGGCGCGAGCCGCCTCTTAG
- a CDS encoding glycosyltransferase produces the protein MKIVVAAYGSRGDVEPCAAVARELARRGHDVRMTAPPNMLGFVESAGLPAVAYGADTRGQTETFANLIGTVPNPIGALPEVLASLTETWSSKSATLASLVDGADLLLAGINEQELAANVAEWQGIPVAGLHFFPPQILSFGPLYSGLRQQAANAQRRALGLPDGVDGAAAFVEIQGYDEFCVPGVAATWAGAAARRPFVGALTLQLPADDDDEALSWIAAGAPPVCFGLGSTPIAAPADMVAMIGTACALVGERALICSGPNDFRDVPRFDHVKVVRSVNHAAVLPACRAVVHHGGAGSTAAGLRAGIPTLVLWLWLDQPMWAAALEQLGLGASRQFTATTAESLAADLESILTADYAARASDAAARMTPAADSAAKAAELLEGLAWGR, from the coding sequence ATGAAGATTGTGGTCGCCGCCTACGGGAGTCGCGGGGACGTCGAGCCCTGCGCCGCTGTCGCGCGCGAGTTGGCGCGCCGGGGTCATGACGTGCGGATGACGGCCCCGCCCAACATGCTGGGCTTCGTGGAGTCCGCTGGGCTCCCCGCGGTCGCCTACGGGGCCGACACCCGGGGTCAGACGGAGACGTTCGCGAACCTCATTGGCACAGTCCCCAATCCGATCGGCGCGTTGCCCGAGGTGCTGGCGAGCCTGACCGAAACCTGGTCGTCGAAAAGCGCGACGCTGGCGTCGCTCGTGGATGGCGCCGACCTGTTGCTGGCGGGAATCAACGAGCAAGAGTTGGCTGCGAATGTTGCCGAATGGCAGGGTATTCCGGTAGCGGGCCTGCACTTCTTCCCGCCGCAGATTCTGTCGTTCGGGCCGCTGTACTCGGGCCTGCGGCAGCAGGCCGCGAACGCGCAGCGCCGAGCGCTCGGGCTGCCGGACGGGGTCGATGGTGCCGCCGCGTTCGTGGAGATCCAGGGCTACGACGAGTTCTGCGTGCCCGGCGTCGCGGCGACGTGGGCCGGCGCGGCCGCCCGACGGCCCTTCGTGGGCGCGCTGACGCTGCAGCTGCCGGCGGACGACGACGACGAGGCGCTGTCATGGATCGCTGCCGGAGCGCCGCCGGTCTGCTTCGGACTGGGCAGCACGCCGATCGCGGCGCCGGCGGACATGGTCGCCATGATCGGCACGGCCTGCGCGCTGGTGGGGGAGCGTGCGCTGATTTGCAGCGGCCCCAACGATTTTCGCGATGTGCCGCGTTTCGACCACGTCAAGGTGGTGCGGTCGGTGAATCACGCGGCCGTGCTTCCGGCATGCCGCGCGGTCGTCCACCACGGCGGCGCCGGGTCGACGGCGGCGGGCCTGCGCGCCGGGATTCCGACCCTGGTCCTGTGGCTGTGGCTCGATCAGCCGATGTGGGCCGCCGCCCTGGAACAGCTCGGACTCGGGGCCAGCCGCCAGTTCACGGCCACCACCGCGGAATCGCTTGCCGCGGACCTCGAATCGATCCTCACCGCGGACTACGCCGCGCGTGCCAGCGACGCCGCCGCACGGATGACGCCGGCGGCCGACAGCGCCGCCAAGGCCGCCGAACTGCTCGAAGGCCTGGCCTGGGGCCGGTAG
- a CDS encoding three-helix bundle dimerization domain-containing protein, which translates to MIQISEETLLEDIERRLIGQFPRVAAEVVDELVRHEHARFTASRIRDFVPVLVEKNARDQLRQRSN; encoded by the coding sequence ATGATTCAGATAAGCGAAGAAACGCTGCTGGAAGACATCGAGCGACGCCTGATCGGGCAGTTTCCACGGGTTGCGGCGGAGGTGGTCGACGAGCTGGTCCGGCACGAGCACGCCCGGTTCACCGCGAGCCGGATCCGCGACTTCGTGCCGGTGCTCGTCGAGAAGAACGCGCGCGACCAGCTCAGACAGCGGTCGAACTAG
- a CDS encoding DUF5994 family protein, producing MAPQQDRSGVGRHPTPPEHTPRLRLKPKAPHTGYVDGAWWPHSDDLTTELPDLLAVLSVRLGPIDRVLYKLSDWANAPTKLATGGHEVRLDGFRLQSPNTVEVLGLNGNRIVLLVVPPHTEPDRAHAAMMAAAAPDDDSTVDGLLMISLRDRESLTQRAAAQERWDSESGAVR from the coding sequence ATGGCGCCACAACAGGACCGAAGCGGTGTGGGTCGACACCCGACACCGCCCGAACACACGCCGCGGTTGCGGCTAAAACCCAAGGCGCCCCACACCGGGTATGTCGATGGGGCATGGTGGCCGCACAGTGACGATCTGACCACAGAGCTTCCCGATCTGCTCGCGGTGCTCTCGGTGCGGCTCGGGCCCATCGACCGCGTGCTGTACAAGCTCAGCGACTGGGCGAACGCACCCACCAAACTCGCCACCGGCGGCCACGAGGTACGACTCGACGGATTCCGACTCCAGTCGCCAAACACTGTCGAAGTGCTCGGACTCAACGGCAACCGGATCGTTCTGCTGGTAGTCCCGCCCCATACCGAGCCGGACCGCGCACATGCCGCCATGATGGCCGCGGCGGCACCGGACGACGACTCGACCGTCGATGGCCTACTCATGATCAGCCTGCGAGATAGGGAATCGCTCACACAGAGAGCTGCCGCGCAAGAACGCTGGGACTCTGAAAGCGGAGCCGTGCGATAG
- a CDS encoding transglutaminase-like domain-containing protein, protein MQIHVGFEMIYDCPQPTPMIFNLNVHFTRVSDLVGRDDLVVDPPVPMAAYRDGFGNWCTRIVAPKGRTRVSADALVNDTGLPDAIVPHAQQLPVPDLPEETLVFLLGSRYCETDRLSDIAWNLFGDTPTGWGRVQAICDYVQQHLTFGYEHARMTRTALEAFYDRTGVCRDFTHLAVALCRCMNIPARYCTGYLGDIGVPPVDDPMDFSAWFEVFLGGQWHTFDARHNTPRIGRVLIARGRDAADVALSNTFGPNTLTSFKVWTDEVPTG, encoded by the coding sequence ATGCAGATTCACGTCGGCTTCGAAATGATCTACGACTGCCCGCAGCCCACCCCGATGATCTTCAACCTCAACGTCCACTTCACTCGGGTGTCCGATCTGGTCGGCCGCGACGACCTGGTGGTCGACCCGCCCGTCCCGATGGCAGCCTATCGTGACGGCTTTGGCAACTGGTGCACCCGCATTGTTGCCCCCAAGGGCCGCACGCGCGTCTCGGCTGATGCGCTCGTCAACGACACTGGACTCCCCGACGCCATTGTTCCTCACGCACAACAGCTTCCCGTGCCGGACCTACCCGAGGAGACCCTTGTCTTTCTGCTCGGGAGCCGGTATTGCGAAACCGATCGGCTGTCCGACATAGCGTGGAATCTCTTCGGGGACACGCCAACCGGATGGGGCCGCGTTCAGGCGATCTGCGACTACGTTCAGCAACATCTCACGTTCGGCTACGAACACGCGCGGATGACACGGACGGCGCTAGAAGCTTTTTACGACCGTACCGGCGTCTGCCGCGATTTCACGCATCTCGCCGTGGCCCTGTGTCGCTGCATGAACATCCCCGCGCGCTACTGCACCGGATATCTCGGCGACATCGGTGTGCCCCCAGTGGACGATCCGATGGACTTTTCTGCCTGGTTCGAGGTCTTTCTCGGCGGCCAATGGCATACCTTCGACGCCCGCCACAACACCCCGCGCATCGGCAGAGTGTTGATCGCGCGTGGCCGCGACGCCGCCGACGTCGCGCTCAGCAACACGTTCGGCCCCAACACCTTGACGAGCTTCAAGGTATGGACCGACGAGGTACCCACCGGTTAA
- a CDS encoding N-formylglutamate amidohydrolase produces the protein MDTFIISCEHGGNRIPAPYRRLFRGQKALLDSHRGYDPGSLVTAKALSSAFTAPLVASTVSRLLIDLNRSIGHPQLFSAATRGAPAETRAQIVDEHYRPYRAQVERLVRQAVSRGHRAIHISSHSFAAELDGRVRGADVGLLYHPGRPGEAEVCARWKEALAASAPEFRVRRNYPYAGKGDGLTSHLRLRFAQSDYVGIELEVNQGIVFAAGRRWTTLRRKLIDSLRTACAGLSAP, from the coding sequence ATGGATACCTTCATCATCAGCTGCGAACACGGCGGCAACCGGATCCCCGCGCCCTATCGGCGGCTGTTTCGGGGACAAAAGGCGCTGCTGGATTCCCACCGCGGGTACGACCCCGGTTCGCTGGTCACGGCGAAGGCACTCTCCAGTGCCTTCACGGCGCCGCTGGTGGCTTCCACTGTCAGCCGTCTGCTTATCGATCTCAACCGCTCGATCGGCCACCCACAACTTTTTTCGGCGGCGACACGCGGCGCGCCGGCCGAGACCCGGGCGCAGATCGTCGACGAGCATTACCGACCCTATCGCGCGCAGGTCGAGCGTCTCGTCAGGCAAGCGGTGTCACGCGGGCATCGTGCGATCCACATTTCGTCGCACAGCTTTGCCGCTGAGCTGGACGGCAGGGTGCGCGGCGCCGATGTGGGCTTGCTGTACCACCCCGGGCGGCCCGGGGAGGCCGAGGTGTGCGCCCGCTGGAAGGAAGCGCTCGCGGCATCCGCTCCGGAATTTCGCGTACGCCGCAATTACCCCTATGCCGGCAAAGGAGACGGGTTGACCTCGCACTTGCGCCTGCGCTTCGCGCAGAGCGACTACGTCGGAATCGAACTGGAAGTCAACCAGGGCATCGTTTTCGCCGCGGGCCGACGTTGGACGACGTTGCGGCGCAAGCTGATCGATTCGTTACGCACGGCATGTGCCGGCCTGAGCGCGCCATGA
- a CDS encoding peptidase, producing MLDKGMIFASDSRTNAGVDNFAKFCKMTVFERRGNRVIVLLSSGNLAGTQAVISVLTQRCADGDAASNVLGARTMFDVVRLVSDATRDIEKRDAGYLEENNIRFDASFIVGGQISGEPIRLFRTYAEGNFIEAGTDTPFFQTGETKYGKPILDRVITQHTPLADATKCVLVSFDSTMRSNLSVGMPIDLICYERDSLEVQWRRRFDEGDPYFTALSHEWGEGVRHVFRHLPELQW from the coding sequence ATGCTCGACAAGGGAATGATTTTCGCTTCCGACTCGCGTACGAATGCCGGCGTCGACAACTTCGCCAAGTTCTGCAAGATGACGGTATTCGAGCGTCGCGGCAACCGCGTTATCGTTCTGCTGAGTTCGGGAAACCTGGCCGGAACGCAGGCCGTCATCAGCGTATTGACGCAGCGCTGCGCTGACGGCGATGCGGCCAGCAATGTGTTGGGCGCCCGGACGATGTTCGACGTCGTGAGGCTAGTGTCCGACGCGACGCGCGATATCGAGAAACGCGATGCCGGCTACCTGGAAGAGAACAACATCCGTTTCGATGCCTCGTTCATCGTCGGTGGGCAGATCAGCGGCGAGCCGATACGGCTGTTCCGGACCTATGCCGAAGGCAATTTTATCGAAGCGGGGACCGACACGCCCTTTTTTCAGACCGGTGAGACCAAGTACGGAAAGCCGATCCTCGACCGCGTGATTACGCAGCACACGCCCCTTGCAGATGCCACGAAGTGTGTGCTGGTGTCCTTCGATTCGACCATGCGCAGCAACTTGTCAGTGGGCATGCCGATCGACCTGATCTGCTACGAACGGGACAGCCTCGAAGTGCAGTGGCGGCGGCGATTCGATGAGGGCGACCCCTATTTCACCGCGCTTAGCCACGAATGGGGCGAAGGTGTGCGGCATGTGTTTCGCCATTTACCCGAGCTGCAGTGGTGA